In the genome of Yarrowia lipolytica chromosome 1B, complete sequence, the window TCAGCCAGCGAAAGGGCAGACTGATCTCGCTCTTTGATGTTGAGATCAAGCTTGCTTTCTCCGGTACCAACGGCCCCGAGGAGGCCTCTGGTACTATTACCATCCCTGAGGTTGCTTACGacaccgaggaggacgagtacCAGTTCAACGTGGTCATCACCGACGACTCGTTTGCCAAGCTGCCCGTCAAGGAGCTTGTTCTGTCGGACATTGTCCCCGAGCTGCGAAAGCGACTATTCCAGTTCAAGGATGATCTGCTGACCACCAATGGAGCCTCTATCCAGCATCCTGCGGACCAGGTTAAATCCAAGCTGACCCTGggcaacctcaacaagcagAGCGAGTCTGCCGGTGCAAATTCCTCTAACTCCACTactgccgctgctgcccCCAAGTCCTCGGGATCTTACAACACCACTAACATTGAGCTGGACCCCATCTTCCACACCTCGGCCGACCAGCTGTACCAGACCTTCCTGGACCCTCAGCGAGTTGCCGTGTGGTCTCGAGCACCCCCGCAgatcgaggagaaggagggaTCTGAGTTTGCTCTGTTCGGTGGGAACGTGTCTGGAAAGATCaccaagctggagaagaacaagcGAATCGTGCAGAGCTGGAGACTCAAGGAGTGGAAGGAGGGACACTTCTCCACTCTAGATCTGGAGTTCAAACAGGGAACCAGCGATACGAAGTTGATTGTCAAGTGGTCTGGAATCCCTGTTGGCCAAGAGGATGTTGCCCGGGGTAACTTTGAGGAGTACTATGTCAAAAGCATCCAGGTTGCTTTCGGTTTCGGTGCTCCCCTGTAAAAAGGGAATCAACGAGGTAAACCATCTGATACACAATAAATTAAACATATATGCCCGCTACaatttacttgtacttgtactgtacttgtacatcaGTACACAGTCTGTGATCTTCATGTAGATTTGTTCCTATTacaataaattaaatatatatacatgcTATGCTATGACGCCAGATGGAGCCTCAGACGGAGACGAGGTAGATAGCTCGGGATCTTCTGTCTTGATATCATCACCCTCTAggtccttctttttgtggTCGACAATCATGTTattgtcctcctcgttATTCTTGACTTCTGTCTCGCCATTCTTCTGACCATCCTCCTTATCACCATCATTACCATCTTTATTCCCCTCATCGTCCTTCTTTGCGCTGACCTCCACatccttgggctcctccttcttgatgtaAAATCCATCGGGTACATTCTTTGCACATTTGCCGCCATCATGTTCAGTAAAGACACCACCTAAACCCCAGTTCCAATTGTATCCACCCTCACGGACTGTCTCAATCACCTTAAACGCTTCCAGAGAGGCGTAGTAAAGACCCTTAGACTTCGAATCTCGGAACCGCGCAGGCTTTCCAGTAACCACACAATTGTTGATGGAGTAGTCACGACCAGTAGGAACCACGGCCTGAGGTCCCAAAAGGTACCGTTTGACCTCAGGACGCGAAAGGTTTCGGTCCTGAGCAAACTCCAGCAATTGTACGACTGTGGTGCCAACTTTCTCCTGAGGACCCTCCACTGTGATTTTTGCCTTCTTGGGGACTGTGGCGGGCTTGGGAGCAGGTGTCTCTCCATCACTATCACTGTCTTCGTTtgcctctggctcttcagaCGCAGCAGCATCGGGCGTTGCTGTAGCAGACGCGGCTGtctcctcttcttttttGACTGCTGGAGACTcagtggcagtggcagcagaagagtCAGGTTCGTCGGCCATCTTACTCTTTGTAGATCCATTGGCATCAGCTTTAGGAGCatccaccatcaccacatcTTCACTCGCGTCATTCTTGGCAATAGTTTCATTCTCGGAAGTAGGTTCAACTGTTGTTGGCTCGGCTGCGGGCACGGCAGTGGGGTCTGTCGACTCCGCGGTTGTTTCAACGGAATCTTTCacttctgtttgtgtctcagCAATCGGTGTCCCCGTGGTTGGGACAGCTGCATTATTAGCACCCTCTGTGACAGCAGCCTCCACCTTTTCACCCTCCGTGTTCACCTTGGGGGTCGCCTTTaccacctccttctttaTCTTGGCCACTTCCACCTCTTCAATACCTGGGAGCGGAATGGGGTCTACGAGCTTTGACGAACTGAGGAATCGAATGAAAGACTTCAAAGGAATTCGCTTGGCCAACATGGCTTCTCGCTGACGCTGCTTTCGCAAGTCCTCCTGGCGGAAAAAGTTATTCAAACTATCAATGTTCTGCTGTTCTGTGATCTTAGCCTCTGCCAGCCTTTCTGCCTGGGTCAGCTTCTTaaccaccttcttctcacGGGGAACGTAGGCAGCCCGCTTTTCTTCTTGCTCCTTGAGTcgctccagcacctccttggtgtTTTTGACGGCTGTCGATCGTCGGGACACACGTCGATCCGAATTTatgagctcctccacagtaGTGCTTTTCCGTTTTACCGGCTTGcgagcctccttggcagccCTTGCACGTGCCGCAGCTTGGGCTGTGACTCTGGGTCGTGCCAGTTTCTCCATAGTGGGAATCTCGTATGCCTTTCTGGCCGCTAGTCGTTTCCTggtcttttcctccttctcacGTTTCTGTAGCTCTTTTTCGCCAGCATCTTCGGGTTCGCTGTCATTTTCCGACTCGGAATCTGACTCTGAGAAGAAGTCGGAGCCCTGAGCTTCAGACTCGGGATTGTCATCTGAATCgccatcctcctccatttccGTAGTCTCTGAAGTTTTACGACGCTTGGGTGCAGGTGACATGGTgtcctcttcttcgtcctcttcctcctcgtcgtaACCGGGCATCTCAGGCTCATCGGCCCCCAGCTCGAATTCCTGATCATCCTCAAACTCCATGAAAATGTTGTGttcatcatcgtcgtcaaGTGGCTCCTGGGCATCCAGCAACGCCTTAAGACGGTTTCCAGCATTTGCTCGACGCTGACGTGTGGCAATGATGCTTTCTTCAAGAGGCATCTTGTTGATATTGATGTGAGATGTTCTCAAACTTGAAGTGTAGATGGTTGTTCATGCATGCTCCAAAAAAGGTTCAAGGAAATCTCTTGCTGAATAAGCTATCCATCCAGACTTGTGGATAGTATGAGAAATGATCAATGGAATTGTCAACCTTATTCGAATACATTTTTTCATGTTCATATCCTCGCAGTTCCCCTCAATGTCGTATGAAAAACTACCACTGCCACACCCTGCTGAAGTTCGTTCAAactactggtacaagtaccagcagcaaTACTCGCATGTGCTTTGAACCAACATGCAGACCCAAATTTTATATTTCCGCCTACAGAAACCCCGTCACCACCATAATCATGAACAGAAGCACCGCTGGACGTCTTATCCGAGCATTTCACTCAACTGCCCGAGCGCGACATGGTACTGCCGGCTCTACTTCGGcttccgaggaggaaatgAAGCATTTCAAACAATTGGCTGCCACCTGGTGGGATACTAATGGCCCCCAGCGGATCCTGCACAAGATGAACCTCTTGCGAATGGATTTCATGAACGAGAATCTCAAGGTCCTGCAGCAAAACACCAGCCAGTCAGCTGTTAAACCTGCTGGTGTTTCTCTGGACATTCTACCCGATTCAGACCCACGAAAGACCAACGCTATCCAGCTGACTGACAAGAAGCGTGTGTTGGATATTGGTTGTGGAGGTGGCATTCTTGCAGAACACATGGCCCGTCTGCCATGGACCTCATCGGTCGACGGAATCGACATGTCACCAGATGTGCTCCAAGTCGCTGTGGAGCATGCCAAGAAAGACGCGTCTCtgaccaagaagctcaactACAGACGAATTGCACTGGAGGACCTGCCCAGGGACGAGAAGTTCGACATTGTGACCATGTACGAGGTGCTCGAACATATCACTTATCCTGCCGAATTTATGAAGCATGCCCTGTCCAAGGTAAACCCCGGAGGTTGGGTGTTCCTGTCCACTATTAACCGAACCCCCATCTCGTGGTTCACGACCATCTTTGTGGCCGAGCATCTTATGCGACTGGTGCCTCCCGGAACCCACACCTACTCCAAGTACATCaatgaggaggagatccgGGACTTTTTTGCTACACAAAAAGACTGGGAGTTTGTCGATTCCAAGGGGTGCATGTACGTTCCTGGCTGTGGATGGGTCTGGACTCCCAATGAGCGAATGGGCAACTATATGATGGCTTTTAGAAAGAAGGATTAAGGTAATGTATATAGATAGCCAGTATTGATTTTGTGAGGTGTTAAATGTCACTGTATTATGCACGTCGATACTTCATAAATACTACAAACTCTACAGTTATCACACCAAGATACGATACaagtctttttttttgttcaatATGCTCATTGTTTATTGTCTATTGTTGAGGAAGCTATGATGCAAAGCAGGAACCATGTTGTTTCGTCCGTCACGGGAAACCAAACCAGGGTTGTTGCGGGACACAGGGATAGTGGTGCCCGTTGGGGTGGTCTCGTTGGAAGTGGAAGTGGCGTTCTTACCACGTTCCAGGGCCTTCTTCACGAAATCGGCCATGCCAACGTCCACGCCCCGGTACTTCTTGAGCCAGGGATGCTCCAGTAACTGCTGGTAAGTGGGCCGCTGGTagggcttcttctgcagaCACTGGGCAACAAAGTCCCGTGCCTCAGGAGAGAACCGCTCGGCAAGCTGAGGGGGATCACCAGACACAATGGCTCGCAACTGGGCGAAAACATTGTTGTATGCTTCAGGAGGGTAAGGGTATGAGCCTTGGGCGATTTCCAGGATACTTACGCCCAAACTCCAAATGTCAGAATTGGCAGTGTATGTCACGTTGCCAGAATCGGGGTTGTGGATACGCTCGGGTGCCATGTATGACTGGCATCCGATCACAGTGGATGCCTTGGATGCAACGAGGTTGCCGGACACTCCGAAATCACACAACTTGACCTTTCCTTCGGTGTTGATGAGAATATTCGTGGGCTTGACATCTCTGTGGATAATATtgtgctcctccttcaggAACATAAGACCCCGAACCACACTGTCGGTGATGGCAGCCAAGCAGGGCTCATCCACACCTCCTGCATACACCTTGTCCAGTGATCCTCCGTCCATGTACTCAATGCATTCGTAAACAGCTCCCTCTACAAAGAAGGCGCCGAAAAAGTCGACAATGTATGGAGACTCGCACTTGTGTAGAATATCCAGCTCCATAATTATCTGGGCAAATTTGGCGGtgtccagctccagctttACCTCCTTCATTGCCATGGTGATACCTGTGGGCTTATGCAGCACCTTTGTAACAGTTCCGTAGTTGCCTCGTCCCAGCTCTCCCAGAggctccagctcgtcaatGTTGATTCGGAACGACGTACCTCCCGAGAAGTCGATACCTTCCGAATGCAAGCTGGCCTTTCCAGCAAAGTTGAGTTTTCCCGTGTTGATGTCGACGATCTTTGAAAACTGTGCAAACAGACCGCCTCCCTGAGCAGGGGCTCCCTGGGCTGGAGCCTGGTCTTTGGCAATGGGCAGGGGGACAGCACTTCCATCGGATGGAGTCACAGGACTACTGCTGGGCGACCCGCTGAGCGACAGCTTTCCGGGGCCCTTTCGCTTGATGGAGTTTTGCGACGATAGTCGGCCGGGAAGACGGGCTCCTGTCTGAACGGTAGGACCTGTGAGTCCACCTGTGAGGGCACAGGAGGgtgtggtggaggtggatgaTGCGttggaggacgaggagctctCGCGAGATCGGCTATCTGCCGAAGAACTACCATTGTTGTCACCATTGTAGCTGAGCTTGGAGTAGTCGGGTAAATGCAAATTCATGGGTTTAGGGGTGGAGGCAGCCGGGTTTTGGCTGCactcgtcgtcagagaCGAGAGGGGATCCTGGCAGTCTCATGCCTCGTCGcgacgacagcgacgaTTGTCTTGAGACTGGCTTGGTTCCTCCAGTCAGAGGTCCGGTGAGCGGTCCAGTCAGCGGTCCGGTGAGAGGGCCGTTGAGAGGACTGGCAGTAACGCCAGGGGGGATGACACCACCTGTGTAGGATTTAGGCAAGGAGCCGGTCTGGAACTGAGAGAAGCTATGGTCTGAATTTCGAGGCACAGACGACGCTGTGGTGAAGGGCGAAATTTCTGGTGAGGTCAGCTGTGGGCCAAAGTcggtggtcacgtggggGTGGGGTCGTTGAGTCTGCCACGACGGCGGGGTGCGGTCCTGGagttgctggagctgttccTGTTCGGGCTCTGGAGGCGACGAGTGGGATCGATCTCTGCTCATTCGCGACATATGGATGGCCTGGATACGGGCCAGCGTTTCTGCTGACACTTCTGACAACTGGTCAGCTGGTGGATGAGAAGCTGTAGCAGCATTGGAGTCTGTGGAGGAaggctcttcttcttcggcCACAGAGCCTGAGCGCGAGTGTAATGACACCTTACGGATACCCCGGGCCTCATGCAGCCCCTTAAGGGGGTGGCGATCGGGATTGCGATCGTTCAGCGACAAGTCTGACAGCGACGGCGGAGAGCTCATGCTGGTTGAAGGAATGTGGAGTTGTGTGGAAGATGTGCGGGTAGAAGTGCGGAATATATGCTGAATATATGCTGTGTCGTCGTCTGCGCGGCTTGTATCGTCAGTGCGTGGTGGAGAGTATGTGCAGTCCTattgtggtgtgtgtgctGCTGTTACTGTAGCCTGACGCTACGGTATGGCAATTTGCCCAGTAAGGTTCAAATGAGCAATGTGGGGGGCTTGTGGGGGCAAGCGAAAGTAAGCGAGCGAGTGTGGTGGGGCAGTGGAGACGACGGCAATCGAGGTTTAGCGGACGGGTAATATCTAAAGTGTCGTTTTTCGGTGGCTTTGGGGCGTTCCGGGGCGCTTTGGTGGGGACGCTATTTTTTGGCTCTTTTGAAAAGATACAGCAGATTTTTTTGATTAATCAGCCAAGGATGTCGGAAGGTAGCTTAACCAACTAAGAGTCTGTTTGCAGTTGGGAGTTTGTGAGTTTAAATGATGGCAAACAAGCAACGACTGCTGTAATGCCAGAGTGTGAGAACGTGAAGCAGCTTTATAGATGGCCTGAGGGTTGagggtacttgtagctgggGTGTTGATGGATGTGGTAGCGAGTGTTGGGATAGCTAGTACTAGGAAGCTGAAAGCGATTGAACGATTgacatgtacagtaacGGCGGCTGCACAGCTCAGGCAAAGAGCCAACTTAAGAACCCTTGCCAGGCCCCAGGAACGGACAATCAGGCACGGCTATTTTTGGCTCATTTTTGACTCCGCATGCCTAAGCTCCGCGGACTGAACCAGAGCTGTAGCGGACGAGCACTATGGAGTTACTGTACGTAATTGTAGACGGAGGTTGTGCtaactactcgtactctttTGCTGAACCAAACACCTGGCTTGTCCGCTAAATAATATTTCTCATCgctactggtacaagtattgtgACTAACACTTACCAGTTACAGCTCTCTCGATCCCTTTGCTACCCACCAATCTAATAATAGCCTACATCACCAACGTTGGAGAATGAAACAAGGGGCTGGCAGCCACAAGGCACTTGGATACCACCCAGACAAGCGAGCCAGCCTGCAACAAGGAGACCGTCACACGTGGTATGGGGCGAATACGAAGAGATGTAGATGGGGAAGTTGAAAGAGTTGTTGGGGTAAGCGCGTGACTCTTCTCCGATGTAGCATTATCATCTTGTTGAATGGTCGAAGTGCTACGGTGCAAATTTCAGGTCATCACAACCCTCACTCTTcgaagtacaagtagtcaaTTACGTCATTGGGAATCAACGCATACGACGTACCCCTGCCTACCAACCGTTTACTCCAAGGGCAGCTGGCCAATGTGAGACCCAAAAGAGAATGGGGTAGGCCTAAATGGGGTCAATAGACGGGGAAGCCCCTCGTATAATGCATAGAATGTCTAATCTTCTAATTATGTCTAATTTTCTAATTATATCACTGGcgtattgtacatacagtagttgaTATAGAGTTTCGGCGTCGAACTACAAGCAAGAGATGAGTAATAAAAGGGGTTTTTACGGGGAGACTAGCGGGTTTCTGGTTTGTGACTTAGGCTTGTGATTCTGCTACTATTCGATTGTCTACTTTATATCAGTATTT includes:
- a CDS encoding uncharacterized protein (Compare to YALI0B15862g, similar to Saccharomyces cerevisiae VPS72 (YDR485C); ancestral locus Anc_3.100, weakly similar to uniprot|O93994 Candida albicans Conserved hypothetical protein), whose product is MPLEESIIATRQRRANAGNRLKALLDAQEPLDDDDEHNIFMEFEDDQEFELGADEPEMPGYDEEEEDEEEDTMSPAPKRRKTSETTEMEEDGDSDDNPESEAQGSDFFSESDSESENDSEPEDAGEKELQKREKEEKTRKRLAARKAYEIPTMEKLARPRVTAQAAARARAAKEARKPVKRKSTTVEELINSDRRVSRRSTAVKNTKEVLERLKEQEEKRAAYVPREKKVVKKLTQAERLAEAKITEQQNIDSLNNFFRQEDLRKQRQREAMLAKRIPLKSFIRFLSSSKLVDPIPLPGIEEVEVAKIKKEVVKATPKVNTEGEKVEAAVTEGANNAAVPTTGTPIAETQTEVKDSVETTAESTDPTAVPAAEPTTVEPTSENETIAKNDASEDVVMVDAPKADANGSTKSKMADEPDSSAATATESPAVKKEEETAASATATPDAAASEEPEANEDSDSDGETPAPKPATVPKKAKITVEGPQEKVGTTVVQLLEFAQDRNLSRPEVKRYLLGPQAVVPTGRDYSINNCVVTGKPARFRDSKSKGLYYASLEAFKVIETVREGGYNWNWGLGGVFTEHDGGKCAKNVPDGFYIKKEEPKDVEVSAKKDDEGNKDGNDGDKEDGQKNGETEVKNNEEDNNMIVDHKKKDLEGDDIKTEDPELSTSSPSEAPSGVIA
- a CDS encoding uncharacterized protein (Compare to YALI0B15884g, similar to Saccharomyces cerevisiae COQ3 (YOL096C); ancestral locus Anc_3.99, similar to uniprot|O93995 Candida albicans CaCOQ3 Hexaprenyldihydroxybenzoate methyltransferase mitochondrial precursor), with product MELSTLFEYIFSCSYPRSSPQCRMKNYHCHTLLKFVQTTGTSTSSNTRMCFEPTCRPKFYISAYRNPVTTIIMNRSTAGRLIRAFHSTARARHGTAGSTSASEEEMKHFKQLAATWWDTNGPQRILHKMNLLRMDFMNENLKVLQQNTSQSAVKPAGVSLDILPDSDPRKTNAIQLTDKKRVLDIGCGGGILAEHMARLPWTSSVDGIDMSPDVLQVAVEHAKKDASLTKKLNYRRIALEDLPRDEKFDIVTMYEVLEHITYPAEFMKHALSKVNPGGWVFLSTINRTPISWFTTIFVAEHLMRLVPPGTHTYSKYINEEEIRDFFATQKDWEFVDSKGCMYVPGCGWVWTPNERMGNYMMAFRKKD
- a CDS encoding uncharacterized protein (Compare to YALI0B15840g, similar to uniprot|Q12449 Saccharomyces cerevisiae YDR214W Hypothetical 39.4 kDa protein, similar to Saccharomyces cerevisiae AHA1 (YDR214W); ancestral locus Anc_8.424) is translated as MVLHNPNNWHWVDKNCIDWTRQYFQEKLPGLEATSKGGEVKAKIDKVTSVEGDVDVSQRKGRLISLFDVEIKLAFSGTNGPEEASGTITIPEVAYDTEEDEYQFNVVITDDSFAKLPVKELVLSDIVPELRKRLFQFKDDLLTTNGASIQHPADQVKSKLTLGNLNKQSESAGANSSNSTTAAAAPKSSGSYNTTNIELDPIFHTSADQLYQTFLDPQRVAVWSRAPPQIEEKEGSEFALFGGNVSGKITKLEKNKRIVQSWRLKEWKEGHFSTLDLEFKQGTSDTKLIVKWSGIPVGQEDVARGNFEEYYVKSIQVAFGFGAPL
- a CDS encoding uncharacterized protein (Compare to YALI0B15906g, similar to uniprot|P08018 Saccharomyces cerevisiae YJL128c PBS2 tyrosine protein kinase of the MAP kinase kinase family P108.1.f2.4), whose translation is MSSPPSLSDLSLNDRNPDRHPLKGLHEARGIRKVSLHSRSGSVAEEEEPSSTDSNAATASHPPADQLSEVSAETLARIQAIHMSRMSRDRSHSSPPEPEQEQLQQLQDRTPPSWQTQRPHPHVTTDFGPQLTSPEISPFTTASSVPRNSDHSFSQFQTGSLPKSYTGGVIPPGVTASPLNGPLTGPLTGPLTGPLTGGTKPVSRQSSLSSRRGMRLPGSPLVSDDECSQNPAASTPKPMNLHLPDYSKLSYNGDNNGSSSADSRSRESSSSSNASSTSTTPSCALTGGLTGPTVQTGARLPGRLSSQNSIKRKGPGKLSLSGSPSSSPVTPSDGSAVPLPIAKDQAPAQGAPAQGGGLFAQFSKIVDINTGKLNFAGKASLHSEGIDFSGGTSFRINIDELEPLGELGRGNYGTVTKVLHKPTGITMAMKEVKLELDTAKFAQIIMELDILHKCESPYIVDFFGAFFVEGAVYECIEYMDGGSLDKVYAGGVDEPCLAAITDSVVRGLMFLKEEHNIIHRDVKPTNILINTEGKVKLCDFGVSGNLVASKASTVIGCQSYMAPERIHNPDSGNVTYTANSDIWSLGVSILEIAQGSYPYPPEAYNNVFAQLRAIVSGDPPQLAERFSPEARDFVAQCLQKKPYQRPTYQQLLEHPWLKKYRGVDVGMADFVKKALERGKNATSTSNETTPTGTTIPVSRNNPGLVSRDGRNNMVPALHHSFLNNRQ